The Herbaspirillum sp. RTI4 genome has a segment encoding these proteins:
- a CDS encoding TlpA disulfide reductase family protein — MDSPTTVVAVSRNRLWIKLACAMVATALAVFAYSTMSGHKAAPDVSFVQLDGQKLALKDLRGKVVMVNFWATSCTTCVGEMPKMVETYNKYKDQGLDFVAVAMSYDPPNYVLNYAQTRKLPFRVALDSTDQLANAFGDVKLTPTTFLIDKQGRIIRKFVGEPEFAQLHQLIEKELAA; from the coding sequence ATGGACTCCCCGACTACCGTTGTTGCCGTATCGCGCAATCGCCTTTGGATCAAGCTGGCTTGCGCCATGGTCGCTACCGCGCTGGCGGTGTTTGCGTATTCCACCATGTCAGGCCACAAGGCTGCGCCGGATGTGAGTTTCGTCCAGCTGGACGGGCAGAAGCTGGCATTGAAGGATTTGCGCGGCAAAGTGGTGATGGTCAATTTCTGGGCGACCAGCTGCACCACTTGCGTGGGTGAAATGCCGAAAATGGTAGAGACCTACAACAAATACAAAGACCAGGGCCTGGATTTCGTCGCCGTGGCCATGAGTTACGATCCGCCGAACTATGTGCTGAACTATGCCCAGACACGCAAGCTGCCGTTCCGCGTGGCGCTCGATTCTACGGATCAGCTGGCGAATGCCTTCGGTGATGTGAAGCTGACCCCCACCACGTTTCTGATCGACAAGCAGGGGCGGATTATCCGCAAATTCGTCGGCGAACCGGAATTTGCGCAGTTGCATCAATTGATAGAAAAAGAACTGGCGGCCTGA